Proteins encoded within one genomic window of Gloeobacter kilaueensis JS1:
- a CDS encoding aminotransferase class IV: MGLLVNYNGTIAPEASVSVLDRSFLYGDGVYEVTRTLAGRPVALGEHLERLRASARYLYLDVPWSDAQIEAQVERTLEAADNAESYIRIVVSRGAEEEISLLPGPEIAPALVIVVRAIAAEPVLDERGVQLVVVPRLRNDAEALSPAAKTGNYLNNILALIEARQLGADDAVLLNRRGELTEATTSNLWLVREGVVLTPATGAGILHGITRHFLLELLSQWQLPHTETTLHREDLYTADEAFLSSSVRLIAPVRRFDDYLLPACPGALTRRLWQGLLDKLRASVGVEAVSI; the protein is encoded by the coding sequence ATGGGTCTGCTGGTCAACTACAACGGCACGATTGCACCGGAGGCGAGCGTTTCGGTGCTCGATCGCAGCTTTTTGTACGGCGATGGCGTCTACGAGGTGACCCGCACCCTCGCTGGCCGCCCGGTTGCTCTAGGAGAACACCTGGAGCGGCTGCGGGCCTCGGCGCGCTATCTCTACCTGGATGTGCCCTGGAGCGACGCGCAGATCGAAGCGCAGGTCGAGCGCACCCTGGAGGCTGCCGACAATGCCGAGTCCTATATTCGGATCGTCGTGAGCCGGGGCGCAGAAGAAGAGATCAGCCTCCTGCCCGGCCCGGAGATTGCGCCCGCGCTGGTGATCGTCGTCCGGGCGATTGCCGCTGAGCCCGTCCTCGACGAGCGGGGCGTACAACTGGTAGTGGTGCCCCGCCTGCGCAACGACGCCGAGGCGCTCTCCCCTGCGGCCAAGACCGGCAACTACCTCAACAACATCCTTGCCCTCATCGAAGCGCGCCAACTGGGGGCCGACGACGCGGTGCTCCTTAACCGCCGGGGCGAACTGACCGAGGCGACCACCAGCAACCTCTGGCTGGTGCGCGAAGGTGTCGTGCTCACCCCTGCTACCGGTGCGGGCATCCTGCACGGCATCACCCGCCACTTTTTGCTGGAGTTGCTCTCGCAGTGGCAACTGCCCCACACCGAGACGACCCTGCACCGCGAAGATCTCTATACAGCGGACGAAGCGTTCTTGAGTTCGTCGGTGCGGCTGATTGCCCCGGTGCGCCGCTTCGACGACTATCTACTGCCCGCCTGCCCCGGAGCGCTCACCCGGCGGCTCTGGCAGGGTCTACTTGACAAGCTGCGCGCCTCGGTGGGCGTGGAAGCCGTATCCATCTGA
- a CDS encoding CYTH domain-containing protein, with protein MFEIEKKYRLPPEQRPLLEKRLVERYGAARRLREEDVHGFTSAQKHYLRLRTSGESTKLIAKGPTQLSSDGIRIRPEYEVPIEGAAFEAARHLVELLTIEPLPAMRRTRSVWKIAEQAEIVIDDLDALPDQPFVELEVLGTDRESAQATIRSFEGELGLDPAWQEVKSYAQILVDIPSPSQEVAANPQENVMND; from the coding sequence ATGTTTGAAATCGAAAAGAAATATCGGCTTCCTCCCGAACAGCGGCCCCTGCTGGAAAAGCGCCTCGTCGAGCGTTACGGAGCCGCCCGGCGGTTGCGCGAGGAGGACGTCCACGGCTTTACCAGCGCCCAGAAGCACTACCTGCGCCTGCGCACCAGCGGCGAGAGCACAAAGCTCATCGCCAAAGGCCCGACCCAATTGAGCAGCGACGGCATCCGGATTCGCCCAGAGTACGAGGTGCCCATCGAGGGGGCGGCCTTCGAGGCGGCCCGTCACCTCGTCGAACTGCTCACCATCGAGCCGCTCCCAGCGATGCGCCGGACGCGCTCGGTCTGGAAAATTGCCGAGCAGGCCGAAATCGTCATCGATGACCTCGACGCCCTGCCGGATCAACCGTTCGTCGAACTGGAAGTGCTCGGAACCGATCGTGAATCGGCCCAGGCCACTATCCGCAGCTTCGAGGGAGAACTTGGCCTCGATCCGGCCTGGCAGGAAGTGAAAAGCTACGCCCAGATTCTCGTGGACATCCCTTCTCCGTCCCAGGAAGTAGCCGCAAACCCTCAAGAAAATGTTATGAATGACTGA
- a CDS encoding Calvin cycle protein CP12 → MTTDYDKLIEQEKAEAKQICSINGDGSPQCAAAWDAVEEVQAAASHVQSKEKKPNSLQSYCADNPDAIECRIYED, encoded by the coding sequence ATGACGACTGATTATGACAAGCTGATCGAACAAGAAAAAGCCGAGGCCAAGCAGATCTGCTCGATCAACGGCGATGGTTCTCCCCAGTGCGCAGCTGCCTGGGACGCTGTTGAAGAAGTGCAGGCCGCTGCCTCCCACGTCCAGAGCAAAGAGAAAAAGCCTAATTCTCTGCAGAGCTACTGCGCCGACAATCCGGATGCGATCGAGTGCCGGATCTACGAAGACTAA
- a CDS encoding zinc-dependent alcohol dehydrogenase family protein: MRAMVLVRPGQPLQEQDLPVPIPASDEVRIRVHACGVCRTDLHIVEGELNDPRLPLIPGHQIVGTVEALGAKVTRFKPGDRVGVPWLGWTDGSCRYCRSGRENLCDNARFTGYQIDGGYAEYTVAHQDYVCPLPEGYPDLQVAPLLCAGLIGYRSLKMTGEAETIGFYGFGSSAHIQIQVASYQGRRVYAFTRPGDAAGQAFARSLGAVWAGGSDQLPPEKLDAAIIFAPVGALVPQALQALARGGAVICAGIHMSDIPGFPYAWLWEERTLRSVANLTRQDATEFLALAPQIPVRSEVTEFALSQTNEALEAVRRGRIKGSAVVLI; encoded by the coding sequence ATGCGGGCGATGGTACTGGTCAGGCCGGGTCAACCCCTGCAGGAGCAGGATCTGCCCGTTCCGATTCCCGCAAGCGATGAGGTGCGCATCCGCGTTCATGCCTGTGGCGTCTGCCGCACCGACCTGCACATCGTAGAAGGCGAGCTGAACGATCCCAGGTTGCCCCTCATTCCCGGCCACCAGATCGTGGGCACCGTCGAGGCGCTCGGCGCAAAAGTTACGCGCTTTAAGCCCGGCGATCGGGTCGGGGTGCCCTGGCTGGGCTGGACCGACGGCAGTTGCCGCTACTGCCGGAGTGGGCGCGAAAACCTCTGCGACAACGCCCGCTTCACCGGCTATCAGATCGACGGCGGCTACGCCGAGTACACCGTCGCCCACCAGGATTATGTCTGCCCGTTGCCGGAGGGCTACCCCGACCTGCAGGTGGCTCCGCTTTTATGTGCGGGGCTCATCGGCTACCGCTCGCTCAAGATGACCGGCGAAGCCGAAACGATCGGCTTCTACGGCTTTGGTTCTTCGGCCCACATCCAGATCCAGGTAGCGAGCTACCAGGGCCGCCGGGTCTACGCCTTTACCCGACCGGGAGATGCAGCGGGCCAGGCGTTCGCCCGCAGCCTCGGGGCCGTCTGGGCAGGTGGCTCCGACCAGCTGCCGCCCGAAAAACTTGACGCTGCAATTATCTTTGCGCCGGTGGGAGCGCTGGTACCCCAGGCGCTGCAGGCTCTGGCCCGAGGCGGAGCGGTCATCTGCGCGGGCATCCACATGAGCGATATACCGGGCTTTCCCTACGCCTGGCTGTGGGAGGAGCGGACGCTGCGCTCGGTCGCCAACCTGACCCGGCAGGACGCGACAGAATTTCTCGCCCTCGCTCCCCAGATACCGGTGCGCTCCGAAGTCACCGAATTTGCACTCTCCCAGACCAACGAAGCTCTGGAGGCGGTGCGCAGGGGCCGAATCAAAGGTTCTGCCGTGGTCTTGATCTAG